The Streptomyces sp. NBC_00569 genomic sequence GAAGACATATGACGACTACTCAGACCACTGAGGTCGCCGACCGGACCGAGCCCGACCTGCGGGAACTCGCGGAGCGGGCCGGGCGCGACCTGGAGGACGCGTCCGCCCTGGAGATCCTCACGTGGGCGGTCGACACGTTCGGCAAGCGCTTCTGCGTGACCTCCTCCATGGAGGACGCGGTCGTCGCCCATCTCGCCTCGCGCGCCAGGCCCGGCGTGGACGTCGTCTTCCTCGACACCGGCTACCACTTCGAGGAGACCATCGGCACCCGGGACGCCGTCGAGGCCGTGATGGACGTGAACGTCATCACGCTCACGCCCCGGCAGACCGTCGCCGAGCAGGACGCCGAGTTCGGGCCGAAGCTGCACGACCGCGACCCCGACCTGTGCTGCGCCATGCGGAAGGTCAAGCCCCTTGAGGACGGCCTGAGTTCGTACACGGCATGGGCCACGGGACTGCGTCGCGACGAGTCCCCGACGCGGGCGAACACCCCGGTCGTCGGCTGGGACGAGAAGCGCCGCAAGGTGAAGGTCTCGCCGATCGCCCGATGGACGCAGGACGACGTCGAGGCGTACGTCGCCGAGCACGGCGTGCTGACCAACCCCCTGCTCATGGACGGCTACGGGTCCGTGGGCTGCGCCCCCTGCACCCGGCGCCTGCTCGAGGGCGAGGACGCGCGGGCCGGCCGCTGGGCGGGACGCAACAAGACCGAGTGCGGGATCCACGGCTGATGCCCGGAACCACAGAGACCCTGGAGAAGCAAGTGACCGGAGCCACCGTCTGGCTCACGGGTCTGCCGAGCGCGGGCAAGACCACCATCGCCAACGAGCTCGCCGAGCAGTTGCGCACCGACGGCCGCCGCGTCGAGGTGCTCGACGGCGACGAGATCCGCGAGTTCCTCTCGGCGGGCCTCGGCTTCAGCCGCGCGGACCGCGACACGAACGTGCAGCGCATCGGCTTCCTCGCCGAACTCCTCGCCCGTAACGGCGTGTTGACGCTCGTTCCGGTGATCGCGCCGTTCGCGGACAGCCGCGAGGCGGTACGCAAGCGCCACCAGGCCGGCGGCACCGGCTACCTGGAGGTGCACGTGGCCACGCCCGTCGAGGTGTGCTCCGTGCGCGACGTGAAGGGCCTGTACGCGAAGCAGGCCGCGGGCGAGATCTCCGGGCTGACCGGGGTCGACGACCCGTACGAGGCACCCGAATCTCCCGACCTGCGCATCGAGTCGCACACCCAGACCGTGCAGGAGTCAGCGGCCGCGCTGTTCGCGCTGCTCACCGAAAGGGGTGTCCTGTGAGCGACGCACACGCGGCCACCCCGCGACAGACGACGCCGATGCCCGCACCTCTGCGCCGCGCAGGCGGAGAAGCGAACGAAAGGGAGTCAGCATGACGACCGTCGCACCCACCACCGGCGAAGAGACCGACAGCCCGTACGCGCTCTCGCACCTGGACGCCCTCGAGTCCGAGGCCGTGCACATCTTCCGTGAGGTCGCGGGCGAGTTCGAGCGGCCGGTGATCCTCTTCTCCGGCGGCAAGGACT encodes the following:
- a CDS encoding phosphoadenylyl-sulfate reductase, encoding MTTTQTTEVADRTEPDLRELAERAGRDLEDASALEILTWAVDTFGKRFCVTSSMEDAVVAHLASRARPGVDVVFLDTGYHFEETIGTRDAVEAVMDVNVITLTPRQTVAEQDAEFGPKLHDRDPDLCCAMRKVKPLEDGLSSYTAWATGLRRDESPTRANTPVVGWDEKRRKVKVSPIARWTQDDVEAYVAEHGVLTNPLLMDGYGSVGCAPCTRRLLEGEDARAGRWAGRNKTECGIHG
- the cysC gene encoding adenylyl-sulfate kinase — translated: MPGTTETLEKQVTGATVWLTGLPSAGKTTIANELAEQLRTDGRRVEVLDGDEIREFLSAGLGFSRADRDTNVQRIGFLAELLARNGVLTLVPVIAPFADSREAVRKRHQAGGTGYLEVHVATPVEVCSVRDVKGLYAKQAAGEISGLTGVDDPYEAPESPDLRIESHTQTVQESAAALFALLTERGVL